One stretch of Oncorhynchus gorbuscha isolate QuinsamMale2020 ecotype Even-year linkage group LG21, OgorEven_v1.0, whole genome shotgun sequence DNA includes these proteins:
- the LOC124007752 gene encoding uncharacterized protein LOC124007752, which yields MIALCLIFPLLVEMVHGVTGIDSIRQESGLKSAKIGDTVILRCFYEGDMAMHFSWYKQNLGDKLQLFSTIHYKYDRNATFYHEFKDNPRFSVQNGPKKNHLRISDVQLSDSGTYYCGNAYTNRVEFGKGVILIVEGSRNMRILQQSVSESVQPGDVVTLNCTIHTETCAGEDRVYWFRRGSGESHPGIMYTHGDRSDQCEKSPEAGSPTQSCVYNLPKRNLSLSDAGTYYCAVALCGEILFGNGTKLDIQIPEHYSPFDLSPTVLALVVSNIVLGTVTLLLAWALYKNLNRHHRGRKEGPTSQGNQNQDSDVLNYAAVSFTPKKNSSSSGRTRGKTSREDAVYSEVRYLQQE from the exons ATGATCGCACTGTGTCTGATATTTCCACTTCTCGTAGAGATGG TTCATGGGGTAACTGGGATTGATTCCATACGTCAGGAGAGTGGTCTCAAGTCAGCCAAAATTGGAGACACGGTGATTTTGCGTTGCTTCTATGAAGGCGACATGGCCATGCATTTCTCCTGGTACAAGCAAAACTTGGGAGATAAACTTCAGCTCTTCTCAACCATTCATTATAAGTATGACAGGAACGCAACGTTCTACCATGAGTTTAAGGATAACCCTCGCTTCTCGGTGCAAAATGGCCCAAAAAAGAATCACCTAAGGATCTCAGACGTGCAACTCTCTGATTCCGGCACTTACTACTGTGGAAATGCTTATACCAATAGGGTGGAGTTTGGAAAAGGAGTTATTCTCATTGTAGAAG GTTCCAGAAACATGCGTATACTCCAGCAATCTGTGTCTGAGTCAGTCCAACCAGGAGACGTTGTGACTCTGAACTGTACAATTCACACTGAGACCTGTGCAGGAGAAGACCGTGTCTATTGGTTCAGACGTGGCTCAGGAGAATCCCATCCAGGAATCATGTACACCCATGGAGACAGGAGTGATCAGTGTGAGAAGAGCCCTGAGGCTGGGTCTCCTACACAGAGCTGTGTCTACAACCTCCCCAAGAGGAACCTCAGCCTCTCTGATGCTGGGACGTACTACTGTGCTGTGGCCTTATGTGGGGAGATACTGTTTGGGAACGGGACCAAGCTGGACATTCAAA TTCCAGAGCATTATTCTCCATTTGATCTAAGTCCTACTGTTCTTGCCTTGGTCGTGTCCAACATCGTTCTTGGGACAGTGACCCTTCTTCTTGCCTGGGCACTTTACAAGAATCTGAACAGACATCACAGAG GGAGGAAAGAAGGTCCAACATCCCAGGGGAACCAG AATCAAGACAGTGACGTGTTGAACTATGCCGCTGTGAGTTTCACTCCCAAGAAGAACTCTTCTTCCTCCGGAAGAACAAGAGGGAAGACCAGCAGAGAGGATGCAGTGTACTCTGAGGTCAGGTACCTTCAGCAGGAGTGA